A window from Caulobacter sp. X encodes these proteins:
- a CDS encoding EAL domain-containing protein, with translation MRKLMLALLTGAYLCLALIVSLFLWRMGATPAVGVSAFIGMLGLCFAFHGLLAQTFLGAALRLDIDTVREAHAILLDQVEKVDGRVTDLMEVVAADAQRRTEALSNEVSHLEDLVHKMNDRLERQLSQPAAAAAAPRGPLSDRAPQGDRLLRMVQEALADNRVDLYLQPIVSLPQRRTVYYESFSRLRDESGRVLMPAEFLAVAEPEGLMSNIDNLLLFRCVQIVRRLAKQDRKVGIFCNISLASLGDEAFFPQFLEFMQENKDLAGAVIFELGQDAFERRGPVEARHMARLASLGFSFSLDKVVDLDIDFQDLARADVRYLKVAAQMMMNELEEQDGKLVIASLPDLNAADFASLTRRYGIEVIVEKVEAEKQVAEILDLDIGYGQGNLFGEPRAIRDAILAEAEPPSDFMRGGPRRRAVGW, from the coding sequence ATGCGTAAGCTGATGCTGGCGCTCCTGACGGGCGCCTATCTTTGTCTGGCCCTGATTGTCTCCCTCTTCCTCTGGAGGATGGGCGCGACCCCGGCTGTCGGCGTCTCGGCCTTCATCGGCATGCTGGGCCTTTGCTTCGCGTTCCACGGCCTGCTGGCCCAGACCTTCCTGGGCGCGGCCCTGCGCCTGGACATCGACACCGTCCGCGAGGCCCACGCCATCCTGCTGGATCAGGTCGAGAAGGTGGACGGCCGCGTCACCGACCTGATGGAGGTCGTCGCCGCCGACGCCCAGCGCCGCACCGAAGCGCTGTCCAACGAGGTCAGCCACCTGGAAGACCTCGTTCACAAGATGAACGACCGGCTGGAGCGCCAGTTGAGCCAACCGGCCGCCGCCGCCGCCGCCCCGCGCGGCCCGCTGTCCGATCGCGCCCCGCAAGGCGACCGCCTGCTGCGCATGGTGCAGGAGGCCCTGGCCGACAACCGCGTCGACCTCTACCTGCAGCCGATCGTCAGCCTGCCCCAGCGCCGCACCGTCTACTACGAAAGCTTCTCGCGCCTGCGCGACGAGAGCGGCCGCGTGCTGATGCCCGCCGAGTTCCTGGCCGTGGCCGAGCCCGAAGGCCTGATGAGCAACATCGACAATCTGCTGCTGTTCCGCTGCGTTCAGATCGTCCGGCGCCTGGCCAAGCAGGACCGCAAGGTCGGCATCTTCTGCAACATCTCGCTGGCCAGCCTGGGCGACGAGGCCTTCTTCCCGCAGTTCCTGGAGTTCATGCAGGAGAACAAGGACCTGGCCGGCGCGGTGATCTTCGAGCTGGGCCAGGACGCTTTCGAGCGCCGCGGCCCGGTCGAGGCCCGCCACATGGCCCGCCTGGCCAGCCTGGGCTTCAGCTTCAGCCTCGACAAGGTCGTCGACCTGGACATCGACTTCCAGGACCTGGCGCGCGCCGACGTGCGCTACCTGAAGGTCGCGGCCCAGATGATGATGAACGAGCTGGAGGAGCAGGACGGCAAGCTGGTCATCGCCTCCCTGCCCGACCTGAACGCCGCCGACTTCGCCTCGCTGACCCGCCGCTACGGCATCGAGGTCATCGTCGAGAAGGTCGAGGCCGAGAAGCAGGTCGCCGAGATCCTCGACCTCGACATCGGCTACGGCCAGGGCAACCTGTTCGGCGAGCCCCGCGCCATCCGCGACGCCATCCTGGCCGAAGCCGAGCCGCCGTCGGACTTCATGCGCGGCGGCCCGCGTCGTCGCGCGGTGGGCTGGTAA
- a CDS encoding NnrU family protein: MTILILGLVVFLGIHSVRILAAPLRDSQIAANEKRWKGLYSLIAGLGFVLIILGWIAARPTAPQVYDPPAWGRHAAMGLVWVAFVLLAGANGPVGRIKATVRHPMLLGTIAWASGHLLANGDLASIVLFGAFLAWAILDLISAVNRREPAPVVTKPIADVIAVVGGTVLYGVFVLFLHRLLFGVSPMG; the protein is encoded by the coding sequence ATGACGATACTGATCCTGGGTCTGGTGGTGTTCTTAGGCATTCACTCGGTGCGGATCCTGGCCGCGCCGCTGCGCGACAGCCAGATCGCCGCCAACGAGAAGCGCTGGAAGGGGCTCTACTCGCTGATCGCGGGTCTGGGCTTCGTGCTGATCATCCTGGGCTGGATCGCCGCCCGGCCGACCGCGCCGCAGGTCTATGACCCGCCGGCCTGGGGGCGTCACGCGGCCATGGGGCTGGTCTGGGTCGCCTTCGTGCTCCTGGCCGGCGCGAACGGTCCGGTCGGCCGGATCAAGGCCACGGTGCGCCATCCGATGCTGCTGGGGACCATCGCCTGGGCCAGCGGCCACCTGCTGGCCAATGGCGACCTGGCCTCGATCGTCCTGTTCGGGGCGTTTCTCGCCTGGGCGATCCTGGACCTGATCTCGGCGGTCAACCGGAGGGAGCCGGCGCCGGTCGTGACGAAGCCGATCGCGGACGTGATCGCGGTGGTCGGAGGGACGGTGTTGTACGGGGTGTTCGTGCTCTTCCTGCACCGGCTGCTGTTCGGCGTCTCGCCTATGGGGTGA
- a CDS encoding 2OG-Fe(II) oxygenase, whose amino-acid sequence MNLDWTRIGAELDARGWALTGPLLKPETCANIADLYPRDDGFRSRVVMARHGFGRGEYKYFSYPLPDLVQRLRQGLYGPLAQVANRWAERLGQDHRFPETLDEMLARCHAAGQVRPTPLLLTYGPGDYNCLHQDLYGEHVFPLQAAFLLDEPGRDFDGGEFVIVEQRPRQQSAPQVVPLRQGEGVIFAVRERPAEGTRGVHRRVLRHGVSEVRSGRRRTLGVIFHDAL is encoded by the coding sequence GTGAACCTCGACTGGACCCGTATCGGCGCCGAATTGGACGCTCGCGGCTGGGCCCTGACCGGCCCCCTGCTGAAGCCGGAGACCTGCGCCAACATCGCCGACCTCTATCCGCGCGACGACGGTTTCCGCAGCCGGGTGGTCATGGCCCGCCACGGCTTCGGGCGCGGCGAGTACAAGTACTTCAGCTATCCGCTGCCGGACCTGGTGCAGCGGCTGCGGCAGGGCCTGTACGGCCCTCTGGCCCAGGTCGCCAATCGCTGGGCCGAGCGGCTGGGCCAGGACCACCGCTTCCCCGAGACGCTGGACGAGATGCTGGCGCGCTGCCACGCGGCGGGTCAGGTCCGGCCCACGCCGCTGCTGCTGACCTACGGCCCCGGCGACTACAACTGCCTGCATCAGGACCTTTACGGCGAGCACGTCTTCCCGCTGCAGGCGGCGTTCCTGCTGGACGAGCCCGGCCGCGACTTCGACGGCGGCGAGTTCGTGATCGTCGAGCAGCGCCCCCGCCAGCAGTCGGCGCCGCAGGTGGTTCCTCTAAGGCAGGGCGAGGGGGTGATCTTCGCGGTGCGGGAGCGCCCGGCCGAGGGGACGCGCGGCGTGCACCGGCGGGTGCTGCGGCATGGGGTCAGCGAGGTGCGGTCCGGGCGGAGACGGACGTTGGGCGTGATCTTTCACGATGCGCTTTAG
- a CDS encoding FeoA family protein, which translates to MSEAFVLSPEFEPVAVDPTGDPAGVRPLAVAGPGDRGVIVKVTGVSGAAEAVAAEELERRLLEMGFVEGATIEVLHQGLFGRDPIAVRVDDTRVALRRREAGAVSVKFDGR; encoded by the coding sequence ATGTCCGAAGCGTTCGTCCTGTCCCCAGAATTCGAGCCTGTCGCCGTCGATCCCACTGGGGATCCGGCCGGCGTCCGCCCCCTGGCCGTGGCCGGTCCGGGTGATCGCGGCGTGATCGTCAAGGTCACGGGCGTCTCCGGCGCGGCCGAGGCCGTGGCCGCCGAGGAACTGGAGCGGCGCCTGCTGGAGATGGGTTTCGTCGAGGGCGCGACGATCGAGGTGCTGCACCAGGGCCTGTTCGGTCGCGACCCCATCGCGGTCCGCGTCGACGACACCCGCGTGGCCTTGCGTCGGCGCGAGGCGGGCGCCGTCTCGGTGAAGTTCGACGGACGCTAA
- a CDS encoding TIGR01459 family HAD-type hydrolase, which yields MMDFPPGLSALSDRYDVVLCDVWGVIHNGVASFPEACAALTKWGQEKGPVVLISNSPRPSADVVAQLDSLGVPRSAWNGFVTSGDATRALLAPHTGTKVWKVGPERDAPLWAGFDLTLAGCEDADFILCSGLYDDENETPEDYRDRLKVAAERGLLFICANPDRVVQRGDKLIFCAGALADLYESLGGKVVMAGKPYGAIYDLALAEAQRLLGRPVDRDRVLCVGDGVITDVKGAHDQKLACLFIAKGIHGEKAIGPDGRLNPEAVLALLEAEQVGATHAVGDLVW from the coding sequence ATGATGGATTTCCCGCCTGGCCTCAGCGCCCTCTCCGACCGCTACGACGTGGTGCTCTGCGATGTCTGGGGCGTGATCCACAACGGGGTGGCGAGCTTTCCGGAAGCCTGCGCGGCCCTGACCAAGTGGGGCCAGGAGAAGGGCCCGGTGGTGCTGATCTCCAACTCACCGCGCCCGTCGGCCGACGTGGTCGCGCAACTGGATAGCCTGGGCGTCCCCCGCTCGGCCTGGAACGGCTTCGTCACCTCCGGTGACGCGACCCGGGCGCTGCTGGCGCCGCATACCGGGACCAAGGTCTGGAAGGTCGGGCCCGAGCGCGACGCGCCGCTGTGGGCCGGCTTCGACCTGACCCTGGCCGGCTGCGAGGACGCCGACTTCATCCTGTGCTCGGGCCTCTATGACGACGAGAACGAAACCCCCGAGGACTATCGCGACCGCCTGAAGGTCGCCGCCGAACGGGGCCTGCTGTTCATTTGCGCCAACCCGGACCGCGTCGTGCAGCGCGGCGACAAGCTGATCTTCTGCGCCGGCGCCCTGGCGGATCTCTACGAGAGCCTGGGCGGCAAGGTGGTGATGGCCGGCAAGCCCTATGGCGCGATCTATGACCTGGCGCTAGCGGAGGCGCAGCGCCTGCTTGGTCGTCCTGTCGACCGCGACCGGGTGCTGTGCGTCGGCGACGGCGTCATCACCGACGTGAAGGGGGCCCACGACCAAAAACTGGCCTGCCTGTTCATCGCCAAGGGCATCCACGGCGAGAAGGCGATCGGCCCGGACGGCCGCCTGAACCCGGAAGCGGTGCTGGCTTTGCTCGAAGCCGAGCAAGTCGGCGCCACGCACGCCGTCGGTGATCTGGTCTGGTGA
- a CDS encoding bifunctional riboflavin kinase/FAD synthetase, with the protein MPLKTIQAWKDLPAEARGASVALGNFDGVHRGHQQVIAQAAKAALAGQTPLGVVSFDPHPRRLFRPTEPAFKLMTHGQQARALAGLGVDVFYLLPFDFEMASFGDREFVEKVLVEGLGVKHVAVGFDISFGRGRSGSAELMKAYGDEYGFTVSVAEPVGGEGEEKFSSTGVREALRDGRPEQAAHILGRPFAIEGVVRRGQQLGRQLGFPTANVEVEDYVVPKLGVYATRTRLPDGREVPGVANLGNNPTTGVVETRLETWLFDFDEDLYGQIIETDLVAFLRPELKFDSLDLMIEQIHRDEQAARAIVAPAF; encoded by the coding sequence ATGCCTCTGAAGACGATCCAAGCCTGGAAGGACCTGCCGGCCGAGGCGCGCGGCGCGTCGGTGGCGCTGGGCAATTTCGACGGCGTGCATCGCGGCCACCAGCAGGTGATCGCCCAGGCCGCGAAAGCCGCCCTGGCCGGCCAGACCCCGCTAGGCGTGGTCAGCTTCGACCCGCACCCGCGCCGACTGTTCCGCCCGACCGAACCGGCCTTCAAGCTGATGACCCACGGCCAGCAGGCGCGCGCCTTGGCGGGCCTGGGCGTCGATGTCTTCTACCTGCTGCCGTTCGACTTCGAGATGGCCAGCTTCGGCGACCGAGAGTTCGTCGAGAAGGTGCTGGTCGAAGGGCTCGGCGTGAAGCATGTGGCCGTCGGCTTCGACATCTCGTTCGGCCGCGGCCGCTCGGGCAGCGCCGAGCTGATGAAGGCCTATGGCGACGAGTACGGCTTCACCGTTTCGGTGGCCGAGCCCGTGGGCGGCGAGGGCGAGGAGAAGTTCTCGTCGACCGGCGTCCGCGAGGCCCTGCGCGACGGCCGCCCCGAACAGGCCGCGCACATCCTGGGCCGGCCGTTCGCGATCGAGGGCGTGGTGCGGCGCGGCCAGCAGCTGGGCCGCCAGCTGGGCTTTCCGACCGCCAATGTCGAGGTCGAGGACTATGTCGTCCCCAAGCTCGGCGTCTACGCCACCCGCACCCGCCTGCCGGACGGCCGCGAGGTCCCGGGCGTCGCCAATCTCGGCAACAACCCGACGACGGGCGTCGTGGAGACGCGACTGGAGACCTGGCTGTTCGACTTCGACGAGGATCTCTACGGCCAGATCATCGAAACCGACCTCGTCGCCTTCCTGCGGCCGGAGCTGAAGTTCGACAGCCTGGACCTGATGATCGAGCAGATCCATCGGGACGAGCAGGCGGCGCGGGCGATCGTCGCGCCGGCGTTTTAG
- a CDS encoding Ada metal-binding domain-containing protein, whose protein sequence is MAYDTEDARWAAWETRDRAADGAFYVAVRTTGVYCVASCAGRPLRKNVEFHDSRESARAAGFRACLRCKPDREAA, encoded by the coding sequence ATGGCCTACGACACCGAAGACGCCCGCTGGGCCGCGTGGGAGACGCGTGATCGCGCCGCCGACGGAGCCTTCTACGTCGCCGTTCGCACCACCGGCGTCTATTGCGTCGCCAGCTGCGCCGGGCGGCCGCTGCGCAAGAACGTCGAGTTCCACGATAGCCGAGAGAGCGCCCGCGCCGCCGGCTTCCGCGCCTGCCTGCGCTGCAAGCCCGACCGCGAGGCCGCGTGA
- the feoB gene encoding ferrous iron transport protein B has product MAPLEPARVALVGNPNSGKTALFNALTGSRQKVANYAGVTVERKEGVLTAPSGRQMRVLDLPGTYSLRARSPDEAVTRDAVLGKLAGEAAPEALICVADATNLRLVLRLVLELKQVGRPFVLALNMFDIAQRQGLRIDLERLSQELGAPIVTTVATRKRGLPDLLAQVEGLVAAQKPHADSVWREPSAAEIRAAHAEAQRIFKACVKPPERPDTVTGKIDGVLLHPVAGLLILLTLLFVMFQAVFTWATPVMDGIDGAFAALVEWTNAHLPHGLLTSFIADGLIAGVGSVLVFLPQILILFFFILMLEDSGYMARAAFLMDKIMGGAGLHGRAFIPLLSSFACAIPGIMATRVIDNREDRLTTILVAPLMTCSARIPVYTLIIGAFVPHQTVWGVLSLQGLVMFGLYAGGIVSALAVSFVIRRVFWRGAVEPFMMELPTYRWPEPRNLLTNLWTRVRIFLSRAGRIILPLMVAVWVLSTFPYPPEGATGPAIDYSFAGRIGHFIAPLMAPIGFNWQMTVALIPGFAAREVAVAALGTVYAVGGDADAAATTLGGVLATKWSLATALSFLAWYVFAPQCAATLGVVKRETNGWTWPTVMFVYMVSLAYLASFITYHVAVALGAG; this is encoded by the coding sequence ATCGCCCCGCTGGAGCCCGCTCGGGTCGCCCTGGTCGGCAATCCCAATTCCGGCAAGACCGCGTTGTTCAACGCCCTGACCGGCAGCCGCCAGAAGGTCGCCAACTACGCTGGCGTCACCGTCGAGCGGAAGGAAGGCGTGCTGACAGCCCCCAGCGGCCGCCAGATGCGCGTGCTCGACCTGCCCGGCACCTATTCCCTGCGCGCCCGCAGCCCGGACGAGGCCGTCACCCGCGACGCCGTCCTGGGCAAGCTGGCCGGCGAGGCCGCGCCCGAGGCGCTGATCTGCGTCGCCGACGCCACCAACCTGCGGCTCGTCCTGCGCTTGGTGCTGGAGCTCAAGCAGGTCGGCCGCCCGTTCGTGCTGGCCCTCAACATGTTCGACATCGCCCAGCGCCAAGGCCTGCGGATCGACCTCGAGCGCCTGTCGCAGGAGCTGGGCGCGCCGATCGTCACGACCGTGGCGACCCGCAAGCGCGGCCTGCCCGATCTACTCGCGCAGGTCGAGGGCCTGGTCGCCGCCCAGAAGCCTCACGCCGACAGCGTCTGGCGCGAGCCGTCCGCCGCCGAGATCCGCGCCGCCCACGCCGAGGCCCAGCGCATCTTCAAGGCCTGCGTGAAGCCGCCCGAGCGGCCCGACACGGTGACCGGCAAGATCGACGGCGTGCTGCTGCATCCGGTGGCGGGTCTGCTGATCCTGCTGACCTTGCTGTTCGTGATGTTCCAGGCGGTGTTCACCTGGGCCACCCCGGTCATGGACGGCATCGACGGCGCCTTCGCGGCTCTGGTCGAGTGGACCAACGCCCATCTGCCGCATGGCCTGCTGACCAGCTTCATCGCCGACGGCCTGATCGCCGGCGTCGGCAGCGTGCTGGTCTTCCTGCCGCAGATCCTGATCCTGTTCTTCTTCATCCTGATGTTGGAGGACAGCGGCTACATGGCCCGCGCGGCCTTCCTGATGGATAAGATCATGGGGGGCGCCGGCCTGCATGGGCGGGCCTTCATCCCGCTGCTGTCCAGCTTCGCCTGCGCGATCCCCGGCATCATGGCCACCCGCGTGATCGACAACCGCGAGGACCGGCTGACCACGATCCTGGTCGCCCCGCTGATGACCTGCTCGGCGCGCATCCCCGTCTACACCCTGATCATCGGCGCCTTCGTGCCGCACCAGACCGTTTGGGGCGTGCTGTCGCTGCAGGGGCTCGTCATGTTCGGCCTCTACGCCGGCGGCATCGTCTCGGCCCTGGCGGTCTCGTTCGTGATCCGGCGCGTGTTCTGGCGCGGCGCGGTCGAGCCTTTCATGATGGAGCTGCCGACCTATCGCTGGCCGGAGCCCCGCAACCTGCTGACCAATCTGTGGACCCGGGTGCGGATCTTCCTCAGCCGCGCCGGCCGCATCATCCTGCCGCTGATGGTGGCGGTGTGGGTGCTGTCGACCTTCCCCTATCCGCCCGAGGGCGCGACGGGGCCGGCCATCGACTACAGCTTCGCCGGCCGCATCGGTCACTTCATCGCCCCGCTGATGGCGCCCATCGGCTTCAACTGGCAGATGACCGTCGCCCTGATCCCCGGCTTCGCGGCCCGCGAGGTCGCCGTGGCGGCGCTGGGCACGGTCTATGCGGTGGGCGGCGACGCCGACGCGGCGGCCACGACCCTGGGCGGCGTCCTGGCCACCAAGTGGTCGCTGGCCACGGCCCTGTCGTTCCTGGCCTGGTACGTCTTCGCCCCGCAGTGCGCGGCGACCCTGGGCGTGGTCAAGCGCGAGACCAACGGCTGGACCTGGCCGACCGTCATGTTCGTCTACATGGTGTCGCTGGCCTATCTGGCCTCGTTCATCACCTACCACGTCGCCGTGGCGCTCGGAGCGGGCTAG
- a CDS encoding helix-turn-helix domain-containing protein, with protein sequence MTDSARRDLWILDARERADAAQQYREACAHLFDVTLLTPDEAFYNRMEGYNLAGVVLARCSGVPQRYERRLSHIAADVSDSVMAVLELESGGWRGDYDGRAASSEMGAIRLIDMARPFDMVTEAYETAHLILSRAALEPQTADLDFHGCVVSEDSPSGRLLGSHIRATWAGAAAMSATDLTLAGKAAAALVSAVILAHGAPAGDDVRPVEKMLLASAQRFVIQNLSDPDLSPETVRDHLGVSRSLLYKVFEPIGGVSAFIQARRLDQAFDEITGDQANQQTLGEIGYRVGFRSDAHFSRAFRARFGMTPGRLRTLGEPARREGLSAIERPDDVFDWLRGLL encoded by the coding sequence ATGACCGACTCTGCGCGTCGCGACCTCTGGATCCTGGACGCCCGCGAGCGCGCGGACGCGGCTCAGCAGTATCGCGAAGCCTGCGCCCATCTGTTCGATGTCACCCTGCTGACGCCGGACGAGGCCTTTTACAATCGGATGGAGGGCTACAACCTGGCCGGCGTGGTCCTGGCGCGCTGCTCGGGCGTGCCGCAGCGCTACGAGCGCAGGCTGTCGCACATCGCCGCCGACGTGTCGGACTCGGTCATGGCCGTGCTGGAGCTGGAGTCCGGAGGCTGGCGCGGCGACTATGACGGCCGCGCCGCCAGCAGCGAGATGGGCGCGATCCGCCTGATCGACATGGCTCGCCCCTTCGACATGGTCACCGAGGCCTATGAGACGGCGCACCTGATCCTGTCGCGCGCGGCGCTGGAGCCCCAGACGGCCGACCTCGACTTCCACGGCTGCGTGGTCAGCGAGGACAGCCCCAGCGGCCGCCTGCTGGGCTCGCACATCCGGGCGACCTGGGCCGGCGCGGCGGCGATGTCGGCGACCGACCTGACCCTGGCCGGCAAGGCCGCGGCGGCGCTCGTCAGCGCGGTGATCCTGGCCCATGGCGCGCCCGCCGGCGACGACGTCCGGCCCGTGGAGAAGATGCTGCTGGCCTCGGCGCAGCGGTTCGTGATCCAGAACCTTTCCGATCCGGATCTGTCGCCGGAGACGGTCCGCGACCACCTAGGGGTGTCGCGCAGCCTGCTCTACAAGGTGTTCGAACCCATCGGCGGGGTCAGCGCCTTCATCCAGGCGCGGCGCCTGGACCAGGCCTTCGACGAAATCACCGGCGACCAGGCCAACCAGCAGACCCTGGGCGAGATCGGCTATCGCGTCGGCTTCCGCTCCGACGCCCATTTCAGCCGCGCCTTCCGCGCCCGCTTCGGCATGACCCCCGGCCGGTTGCGGACCCTGGGCGAGCCGGCGCGGCGCGAGGGCCTCTCGGCGATCGAGCGGCCCGACGACGTGTTCGACTGGCTGCGGGGGCTGCTCTAG
- a CDS encoding MaoC family dehydratase, producing the protein MQGKFLEELSVGQSAELVRTVGEADIEAFAEVTGDNNPVHLDADYAAKTSFGERIAHGMLSAGYISAVLGTTLPGPGAIYLSQALRFKRPVKIGDEVTARATITEIDEAKARVTFSTVCLVNGKPVVDGEAVVMVPRKAA; encoded by the coding sequence ATGCAGGGTAAGTTTCTGGAAGAGCTGAGCGTCGGCCAATCGGCTGAGCTGGTCCGCACCGTCGGCGAGGCCGACATCGAGGCCTTCGCTGAAGTGACCGGCGACAACAATCCCGTCCACCTGGACGCCGACTACGCGGCCAAGACCAGCTTCGGCGAGCGCATCGCCCACGGCATGCTGTCGGCCGGCTACATCTCGGCGGTTCTGGGGACCACCCTGCCCGGCCCGGGCGCGATCTACCTGTCCCAGGCCCTGCGCTTCAAGCGGCCGGTCAAGATCGGCGACGAGGTCACCGCCCGCGCCACCATCACCGAAATCGACGAGGCCAAGGCCCGCGTCACCTTCTCGACCGTGTGCCTTGTGAACGGCAAGCCGGTGGTCGATGGCGAGGCCGTGGTCATGGTCCCCCGCAAGGCCGCCTGA